From one Acidobacteriota bacterium genomic stretch:
- a CDS encoding fibronectin type III domain-containing protein, translating into MLAKRLSSARRKPAALPNFSLVSTNRFARSARLQIVFTLILIVLGGLWTTEARAAETTIVAAGSTWKYLDNGSNQGTAWRAPSFDSNSWASGPAQLGYGDGGEATLVSYGPDINNKFITTYFRHSFNVADASIFTSLTLRVLRDDGAVVYLNGTEVWRTNMPSGTVSHTTPATLAIGGADESTFFQTTISPSLLASGTNVLAVEIHQANVTSSDISFDLQLTGSDVPATPVVTRGPYLQTGTPASVIVKWRTDLATDSRVRYGTSQGNLNLNADNPALTTEHEVTVTGLSADTTYYYSVGTATGTLAGGDVNHFFASSPATGAQKPTHIWVLGDSGTANANAQAVRDAYLNFTGATRTNLWLMLGDNAYDNGTDSEYQAAVFNMYPTVLRNSVLWPTIGNHDTAQSTNPPTGLPYHQIFTLPTNAEAGGLASGTEDYYSFDYGNIHFICLDSMTSDRAPAGPMMTWLQSDLASTLQPWIIAFWHHPPYTKGSHNSDTENQLIEMRQNALPVLEAGGVDLVLTGHSHSYERSFLIDGHYGLSSTFNNSMKKNGGDGRADGNGAYTKASALPAPHDGAVYAVAGSSGQASGGLLNHPAMFISLNSLGSMVLDVDGNRLDAKFLNSTGVVADHFTVIKGTTPVTPPAAPTGLTAAAVSSSQINLAWTDGSTNEDGFKIEQSTDNITFAQIATAGPNATAHSVTGLVPATIYYFRVRAFNTAGDSAYSNTASATTLQAPPAAPTALAATAVSVSQINLVWSDGSNNEDGFKIERCSGVNCTNFTQIAQVGSNVTSFPNTGLSRNTTYRYRVRAFNAAGNSAYSNTASAKTPKR; encoded by the coding sequence ATGCTGGCAAAGAGACTCTCATCCGCGCGAAGGAAGCCCGCTGCTTTGCCGAATTTCTCTTTGGTATCAACAAACAGGTTCGCTCGGAGCGCGCGCTTGCAGATTGTTTTCACGCTCATTCTCATTGTGTTGGGCGGCCTTTGGACGACCGAAGCGCGAGCCGCGGAAACTACGATTGTTGCCGCCGGGTCTACGTGGAAATACCTGGACAACGGTTCCAATCAGGGGACGGCCTGGCGCGCGCCTTCTTTTGACAGTAATAGCTGGGCTTCCGGCCCCGCGCAGTTGGGGTATGGCGACGGCGGTGAAGCGACCCTGGTGAGTTATGGACCCGACATCAACAACAAGTTCATCACGACATACTTCAGACATTCGTTCAATGTCGCCGATGCCTCTATCTTCACGAGCCTCACCCTGCGGGTCTTGAGAGACGATGGGGCAGTTGTCTATCTCAACGGCACGGAAGTGTGGCGGACCAACATGCCTTCGGGGACCGTCAGTCATACAACGCCGGCAACTTTGGCGATTGGCGGCGCGGATGAGTCTACATTCTTTCAAACAACAATAAGTCCAAGCCTTCTGGCAAGCGGCACCAACGTACTAGCAGTTGAGATTCATCAAGCCAATGTCACCAGTTCGGACATCAGTTTTGATCTTCAGCTCACCGGCTCCGACGTCCCGGCAACTCCAGTTGTAACGCGAGGACCTTACCTGCAAACAGGCACGCCGGCGAGCGTGATTGTGAAATGGAGGACTGATCTTGCAACGGACAGCCGCGTTCGATACGGCACTTCTCAGGGCAATCTGAACTTAAATGCAGACAACCCGGCGCTGACTACAGAGCACGAGGTCACAGTAACGGGACTTTCCGCGGATACGACTTACTACTATTCTGTCGGCACGGCCACAGGGACGCTTGCTGGAGGCGACGTTAATCATTTCTTCGCGAGCTCGCCAGCCACGGGAGCGCAGAAACCCACGCACATATGGGTGCTCGGTGATTCAGGCACGGCAAACGCCAACGCTCAGGCGGTGCGAGATGCTTACTTGAATTTCACCGGCGCGACTCGCACAAACCTTTGGCTGATGCTGGGCGATAATGCTTATGACAACGGCACCGATAGCGAGTATCAGGCTGCCGTCTTCAATATGTATCCGACGGTGCTCAGGAATTCCGTGCTCTGGCCGACAATCGGCAATCATGACACGGCGCAGTCAACCAACCCGCCTACCGGTCTGCCTTACCACCAGATTTTCACTCTGCCAACTAACGCAGAAGCGGGAGGGTTGGCATCCGGAACCGAAGACTATTACTCTTTTGACTATGGCAACATTCATTTCATTTGCCTGGACTCGATGACGTCTGATCGCGCTCCCGCCGGACCGATGATGACCTGGCTTCAAAGCGATCTGGCCTCTACATTGCAACCTTGGATCATAGCCTTTTGGCATCATCCCCCTTACACCAAAGGCTCGCACAATTCGGACACCGAGAACCAGCTCATCGAGATGCGTCAGAATGCCTTGCCCGTTCTTGAAGCAGGCGGCGTCGATCTCGTGCTCACAGGGCACAGCCATTCTTATGAGCGCTCTTTTCTGATCGACGGCCACTATGGGTTGTCGAGCACATTCAACAACTCGATGAAGAAGAACGGCGGGGATGGCCGCGCGGACGGGAATGGCGCTTATACGAAGGCGTCGGCGCTCCCTGCCCCGCATGACGGAGCTGTGTACGCAGTCGCGGGAAGCTCGGGCCAGGCCAGTGGCGGATTGCTGAACCATCCCGCAATGTTCATATCGCTCAACTCGCTTGGCTCGATGGTTCTCGACGTGGACGGCAACCGGCTCGACGCAAAGTTCCTCAATAGCACAGGTGTGGTGGCCGATCACTTCACCGTCATAAAAGGAACCACGCCAGTCACTCCTCCCGCGGCGCCGACAGGTCTGACAGCAGCGGCAGTATCAAGCAGCCAGATTAATCTGGCCTGGACAGACGGTTCAACAAACGAAGACGGATTCAAGATCGAACAGTCAACCGACAACATCACCTTTGCGCAGATTGCCACAGCGGGTCCGAATGCTACTGCTCACTCGGTGACGGGACTCGTTCCTGCTACCATCTATTATTTCCGTGTTCGAGCGTTCAATACGGCAGGCGACTCGGCATACTCAAACACGGCGAGCGCAACGACTCTACAGGCCCCGCCCGCCGCGCCAACGGCTCTTGCAGCGACCGCAGTCTCAGTGAGCCAGATAAATCTAGTCTGGTCGGACGGTTCAAACAACGAGGATGGATTCAAGATCGAGCGATGCTCTGGGGTGAACTGCACCAACTTCACTCAGATTGCTCAGGTCGGCTCCAACGTGACCTCTTTCCCGAACACGGGGCTGTCGAGGAACACGACTTATCGCTATCGCGTTCGTGCATTCAACGCCGCAGGCAATTCCGCTTATTCAAACACTGCAAGCGCAAAGACGCCGAAGCGTTAG
- a CDS encoding tetratricopeptide repeat protein, which produces MNRLNSFIRPAAVVAWLVASVVLPIAAHEGVHEQIAVATSQIKREPKNASLYLKRGELYRLHREWNAALADYRLAQQLNPHLEEVNFARARMYYDAGKPEKAIGQLDRFLAVRPVHVDALVTRARVLVKLGQRVAAAKDYSVAIAQLAKPKPEYYIERAQALRDEGSKHHDEALSGIDEGIKKLGPIVTLQLFAIELELAGKRHDAALSRLEQIAAQSPRKELWLARRGEIMLAAGRLNDARQAFAKALTAIESLPPRHRMTKATLELETRVRAAIGAQ; this is translated from the coding sequence GTGAATAGGCTGAATTCCTTCATCCGGCCCGCCGCCGTTGTGGCGTGGCTTGTGGCCTCGGTGGTCTTGCCCATCGCTGCCCACGAAGGCGTGCACGAGCAAATCGCCGTAGCGACCAGTCAGATCAAGCGCGAGCCTAAGAATGCGTCGTTGTATCTGAAGCGGGGCGAGCTTTACCGTCTTCACCGTGAGTGGAATGCAGCGCTTGCCGATTATCGCCTCGCACAGCAATTGAACCCTCACCTTGAAGAGGTGAACTTTGCGCGGGCGCGAATGTATTACGATGCAGGTAAGCCTGAGAAAGCTATTGGTCAGTTGGATCGCTTTTTGGCTGTGCGCCCAGTTCACGTCGATGCGCTTGTCACGCGAGCGCGCGTGCTGGTAAAGCTCGGCCAGCGCGTTGCGGCCGCCAAAGATTACTCGGTCGCAATCGCGCAACTGGCTAAGCCTAAACCCGAATATTACATCGAGCGTGCTCAGGCGTTGCGTGACGAAGGCAGCAAGCATCACGACGAAGCGTTAAGCGGGATTGACGAAGGAATAAAGAAGCTGGGTCCCATTGTCACTCTGCAGCTTTTTGCGATAGAACTGGAACTTGCCGGCAAGCGCCACGACGCGGCTCTGTCGCGTCTCGAGCAAATTGCCGCACAATCGCCGCGCAAGGAGCTGTGGCTCGCGCGACGCGGCGAGATAATGCTTGCGGCCGGGCGCCTAAACGACGCTCGCCAGGCTTTTGCGAAAGCGCTCACTGCAATCGAATCGCTTCCGCCGCGTCATCGCATGACGAAAGCAACACTCGAATTGGAAACCCGAGTGCGCGCTGCAATAGGCGCGCAATAG
- a CDS encoding FAD-dependent oxidoreductase codes for MTETADVVIIGGGIVGSSVAYHLAEAGCTDVLIIEREDRQGMGSTAKSMGGVRAQFATPINIRMSVYSIDLFSKFEEVTGHTAGYKPHGYMFVATSERHLDYLRANLLQQRACGLSNVEMVSQEDIVRTVPQLIADDVVGGSFCPTDGFVDPYSVMTGFAKRARERGVKIRLETEVTGIDVRQARVAGVQTSRGYVSTRSVVNATGPWAAGVARLAGVDIPVEPLRRQIVKTESFPQLSSRLPMVIDMSSGFHFRPEGSSFLLAWPDPEQTYGFRTDFDYGFIEKILTHAVNRVPVFADVEVNPRRCWAGMYEVTPDHHAIIGRAPGVEGMFLANGFSGHGVMHSPATGKIVSELMLNGTSSFADASRLGAERFAEGNLFEETAVL; via the coding sequence ATGACAGAGACAGCAGATGTAGTAATCATCGGTGGAGGTATTGTTGGGTCCAGCGTGGCTTATCACCTGGCCGAGGCGGGCTGCACGGATGTCTTGATCATCGAGCGTGAAGACCGACAGGGAATGGGTTCCACCGCAAAGAGCATGGGCGGCGTGCGTGCTCAATTTGCCACACCGATCAATATCAGGATGTCGGTCTACTCGATAGACCTCTTTTCGAAGTTTGAAGAAGTGACAGGTCACACGGCGGGCTATAAGCCTCACGGCTATATGTTCGTTGCAACCAGCGAGCGACACCTCGATTACTTAAGAGCCAACCTACTCCAGCAGAGGGCTTGCGGGCTCAGCAATGTCGAAATGGTTTCGCAGGAAGATATCGTGCGAACCGTCCCCCAACTGATCGCGGACGACGTGGTTGGAGGGAGCTTCTGCCCGACTGATGGCTTCGTTGACCCTTACAGCGTGATGACCGGATTCGCGAAGCGCGCTCGCGAGCGCGGCGTTAAGATCCGGCTGGAAACCGAAGTGACCGGCATTGACGTGCGGCAAGCACGCGTTGCGGGAGTTCAGACTTCTCGCGGATATGTTTCAACGCGCTCGGTGGTCAACGCCACTGGGCCGTGGGCGGCCGGCGTCGCGCGGCTTGCCGGCGTGGACATACCTGTGGAGCCGCTGCGGCGTCAGATCGTCAAGACAGAATCTTTCCCTCAGCTCTCTTCGCGGCTTCCAATGGTGATCGATATGTCGAGCGGCTTTCACTTTCGGCCTGAAGGATCGAGCTTCCTTCTGGCCTGGCCCGACCCTGAACAAACCTACGGGTTTAGAACAGATTTCGACTATGGATTCATCGAAAAGATTCTGACCCACGCGGTGAACCGCGTGCCGGTGTTTGCCGATGTCGAGGTGAATCCTCGCCGCTGCTGGGCCGGAATGTATGAGGTGACGCCGGATCATCACGCGATCATCGGGCGCGCTCCGGGAGTAGAAGGAATGTTCTTGGCGAACGGCTTCAGCGGTCACGGCGTAATGCACTCTCCGGCAACCGGCAAGATAGTTTCTGAGTTGATGCTGAACGGAACGTCGAGTTTTGCCGATGCGTCGAGGCTGGGGGCCGAGAGGTTCGCCGAAGGGAATCTGTTTGAAGAGACGGCTGTGCTGTGA